Proteins from a single region of Paenibacillus sp. BIHB 4019:
- a CDS encoding adenosylcobalamin-dependent ribonucleoside-diphosphate reductase produces the protein MEKKQTLNENRRGSGRLEGLSEKIFLDRYAWKNADSSSAKPGDIVLVLTKDDPKFPTKEVGEIVAREGDQVEVQLRNGERITAAVEKLTLTIEQTPDEMWDRLAKAVAGVEGSEQKQAEWTERFRYILDDWKLVPGGRIAAGAGASEELTLFNCYVLPSPADSRGGIMQTLTEMTEIMARGGGVGINLSSLRPRRAIVAGVNGASSGAVSWGGLFSYTTGLIEQGGSRRGALMLMINDWHPDVLDFITVKQTMGQVTNANLSVCVSNAFMKAVKEDLEWELVFPDTKDAQYNELWTGDMDAWRALGKKVILYKTVRAREIWHMIIESAWKSAEPGVVFMEYYNQMSNSWYFNRITSTNPCGEQGLPGWGVCNLSAVNLSRFYNEQQHDVDWEELAKVTRWSVRFLDNVIDTTPYHFPENEANQKRERRVGLGTMGLAELLIKLQIRYGSAESLDFLDKLYGFMAREAYLASTEIAAEKGAFAAFEADKFLQSGFMRSLTSHYPEIGAAIEQHGIRNVTVLTQAPTGSTGTMVGTSTGIEPYFAFEYFRQSRLGYDKQLVPIAQQWKDSHPGEELPDYFVAAMDLSAKDHIRVQAAIQRWVDSSISKTANCPNDFTVEETKELYELAFDLGCKGVTIYRDGSRDVQVLSTTDEKEKKQEQEVEPQPSSAADSEDKAARLDDRGADAIMEAIASPDAPNAENVQDAAGPTTPTATTAVSPKTLDKAYKNRPQVLRGATYKVNTPFGMAYITINDLSGSPGEIFLNVGKAGSDVFAMAEALGRVCSLFLRYGDHGHKVELLIKHLKGIGGTGAIGFGANRVESIADAVAKALEQHIAAADLQQAEVEQREESGDATEAGDAGKGLNKGSSATAASKTAASIVAINVISDTAKSRSSSASSLDLCPSCGSASLINIEGCKQCSNCGYSRCN, from the coding sequence ATGGAGAAGAAACAAACCTTGAATGAAAATAGGAGAGGCAGCGGCAGGCTGGAGGGGCTCAGCGAGAAAATTTTTCTCGATCGTTATGCCTGGAAAAATGCTGATTCCAGCAGCGCAAAGCCTGGCGATATCGTGCTGGTGCTGACAAAAGATGATCCAAAGTTTCCGACGAAGGAAGTCGGAGAGATCGTTGCCCGTGAGGGGGACCAGGTGGAGGTGCAGCTCCGAAACGGTGAGCGTATAACGGCGGCGGTTGAGAAGCTGACGCTGACCATTGAGCAGACTCCGGACGAAATGTGGGATCGTCTGGCGAAGGCGGTGGCCGGAGTCGAAGGCAGCGAGCAGAAGCAGGCGGAATGGACGGAGCGTTTTCGCTATATTTTGGATGACTGGAAGCTCGTGCCGGGCGGCAGAATTGCAGCGGGAGCAGGTGCAAGCGAGGAGTTGACGCTGTTTAACTGTTATGTGCTGCCTTCTCCGGCAGACAGCCGCGGCGGCATCATGCAGACGTTGACGGAAATGACGGAAATTATGGCGCGCGGGGGCGGCGTTGGCATTAATTTATCGTCGCTTCGTCCGCGCCGCGCCATTGTCGCAGGAGTTAATGGCGCCTCTAGCGGAGCGGTATCATGGGGCGGGCTGTTCAGCTATACGACGGGGTTGATTGAGCAGGGCGGCAGCCGCCGCGGCGCCTTAATGCTGATGATCAACGACTGGCATCCCGATGTGCTGGATTTTATTACTGTCAAGCAGACGATGGGCCAGGTGACGAACGCGAATTTATCTGTATGCGTCAGCAACGCTTTTATGAAAGCCGTAAAGGAAGATTTAGAGTGGGAGCTCGTATTCCCCGATACGAAGGATGCACAGTACAACGAGCTTTGGACTGGAGATATGGACGCTTGGCGGGCACTCGGCAAAAAGGTGATTTTGTACAAAACAGTCCGCGCCCGCGAAATCTGGCACATGATTATTGAATCAGCGTGGAAGTCGGCAGAGCCCGGCGTCGTTTTTATGGAATATTATAATCAGATGTCGAATAGTTGGTATTTCAATCGGATTACTAGTACTAATCCATGTGGCGAACAGGGCCTGCCCGGCTGGGGCGTCTGCAATCTTTCAGCGGTCAATCTGTCGCGTTTCTATAATGAGCAGCAGCATGATGTCGACTGGGAGGAGCTGGCGAAGGTGACGCGTTGGTCGGTACGTTTCCTCGATAACGTCATTGACACCACACCGTATCATTTTCCTGAAAATGAAGCGAACCAGAAGCGCGAGCGCCGCGTCGGGCTCGGCACGATGGGGCTTGCGGAGCTGCTAATTAAGCTGCAAATCCGTTATGGCAGCGCAGAATCGCTCGATTTTCTCGATAAGCTGTACGGGTTTATGGCCCGCGAGGCGTATCTCGCTTCTACGGAAATTGCGGCGGAGAAAGGCGCTTTTGCAGCCTTTGAGGCAGATAAATTTTTGCAAAGCGGCTTTATGCGAAGCTTGACGTCGCATTATCCTGAGATTGGAGCTGCTATAGAGCAGCATGGCATTCGAAATGTAACCGTGCTGACGCAGGCGCCAACGGGCAGTACGGGAACGATGGTCGGCACCTCGACGGGCATTGAGCCGTATTTTGCTTTTGAATATTTCCGCCAAAGCAGGCTTGGCTATGACAAGCAGCTCGTTCCGATTGCCCAGCAGTGGAAGGATTCGCATCCTGGCGAGGAGCTGCCGGATTATTTTGTAGCCGCGATGGACTTGTCTGCGAAGGACCATATTCGGGTACAGGCAGCAATCCAGCGCTGGGTGGACAGCTCGATCTCGAAGACGGCGAACTGCCCGAATGACTTTACGGTGGAAGAGACGAAGGAGCTTTATGAGCTGGCGTTCGATCTTGGCTGCAAGGGCGTGACCATTTATCGCGACGGCAGCAGGGATGTGCAGGTGCTGTCGACGACGGATGAGAAGGAGAAAAAACAAGAGCAAGAAGTGGAGCCTCAGCCGTCATCTGCGGCGGATAGCGAGGATAAAGCAGCTCGATTGGATGATCGTGGTGCCGATGCTATTATGGAGGCAATCGCTTCTCCAGATGCTCCAAATGCTGAGAATGTACAGGACGCAGCAGGGCCAACAACTCCTACAGCTACAACTGCTGTTAGTCCGAAAACGCTGGACAAAGCGTACAAAAATCGCCCGCAGGTGCTGCGCGGTGCCACCTACAAAGTAAATACGCCATTCGGCATGGCGTATATTACGATCAATGATCTCTCCGGCTCGCCGGGTGAAATTTTTCTGAATGTCGGCAAAGCTGGCTCCGACGTGTTCGCCATGGCGGAAGCGCTGGGCCGGGTCTGCTCTTTATTTCTTCGTTATGGGGATCACGGTCATAAGGTGGAGCTGTTGATCAAGCACTTGAAGGGGATCGGCGGCACAGGTGCGATTGGCTTTGGCGCAAACCGCGTGGAATCGATCGCTGATGCCGTAGCGAAAGCGTTGGAGCAGCATATAGCGGCGGCTGACTTGCAGCAGGCAGAAGTTGAACAGCGGGAGGAAAGCGGGGATGCAACTGAAGCAGGTGATGCTGGCAAGGGCTTGAATAAAGGTTCATCCGCAACAGCTGCATCAAAAACAGCTGCATCAATAGTGGCAATTAACGTCATTTCAGACACAGCAAAAAGCCGCAGCAGCAGCGCAAGCTCGCTCGACCTTTGTCCTTCTTGCGGTTCAGCATCATTGATTAATATAGAAGGCTGCAAGCAGTGCAGCAATTGCGGGTACAGCCGATGTAATTAA